The Microcystis panniformis FACHB-1757 region TGAATTTGGGCCGAATGCAAATCCATGGCCAACACGCGACTTGCCCCCGCTTCCGTGATCAGATTAGCCACCAGTTTAGCGGCGATCGATTCCCGGCCAGCGGTTTTGCGATCGGCGCGAGCATAACCATAATAGGGAATTACGGCGGTAATTTGTCGGGCAGAAGCACGACGACAGGCATCAATCATGATCAACAATTCCATCAAATGATCGTTGACGGGATTGCAACAGGGTTGAATTAAATAGACATCACAGCCGCGGATCGATTCCTGAATCTGGATGTACAATTCACCATCGGCGAAACGTTTACGAATCATCGGCCCCACATCCATACCCAGATAACGGGCCACCTCTTGGGCGAGAGGTACATTAGCGGATCCCGAAAAGAGACGAAGACGATTGCTGTCCGACGCGGCGGGAAACATCGGATGTCGCATCAAAGTAGCAGAATAGCTCACAGCAGATTCTTTACCCTCAAACTCAAGGCACTTTTTTCTATCATCTCAGTTTTGTTGAAAATCTGAGTGGATTTCTTTGTTAGATCTCAATCATAACCAATTACCGATCATCTTCGAGCCATTGCTGCTAAAAGGGGCAGCAACGGCCATGGCAAAATTGCCGCCAGATTTTGTCAAAACCGATTAACGTTTGGCTAACTTTTTCACCGGTAATTTACGCAGACGGATCGATTTCGGGGTAATTTCTACCAACTCATCTGGTCCGATGTATTCGAGGGCGCGTTCGAGACTCATATCCACGGGGGATTGTAACTGAACCAATTCATCCCCGGTGGCGGAACGATGGTTAGTTAACTGTTTAGTTTTGCAGATATTGATCTCCACGTCCTGGGGTCGGTTGCTTTCGCCGATAATCATGTTTTTATACACTTTTGTCCCCGGAGTAATAAAGAATACCCCCCGGTCCTCGGCGTTTTTGAGGGCGTAGAAAGTGGCGACTCCTTCCTCAAAGGCAGTAATCACGCCATTGTAACGGGTGGCTAATTCCCCGGAGAAAGGACGATATTCGAGAAAACTATGGTTCATAATCCCCTCACCGCGACTCAGACGGATAAATTCGCCCCGGAAACCGATTAAACCTCGGGCCGGAATCACGAATTCCAATTGAGTACGGCCATTGCTGCCCGTCTGCATATCCTGCATTTCCCCTTTCCGTTGGCCGAGACGTTCGATACTGGAACCCACCGCTTCTTCGGGTACATCTAAAACGAGGTATTCGTAGGGTTCGCAGGGTTGACCGTTAATTTCCCGATAGATAACCTGCGGCTGGGATACTTGGAATTCGTAGCCTTCCCGACGCATGGTTTCGATGAGAATGCCTAAATGCAGTTCTCCCCGGCCCGAAACCAGGAATTTCTCGGCAGAATCACTTTCTTCCACCCGCAGAGCGACGTTAGTTTCTAATTCTCGCATTAGACGATCGCGAATTTGCCGCGAGGTGACAAAAGTGCCTTCCTGACCGGCAAAGGGAGAATCGTTCACCGAGAAGGTCATTTGTAGGGTCGGTTCATCAACTTTAATTAGGGGTAAAGCTTGCGGGTCATCGGCTAAAGTTACGGTTTCCCCGATGTTAGCGTCGGCAAAACCAGCCACAGCAACGATATTACCGGCGCTGGCCTCGTTTAGTTCCACCCGTTTGAGGCCCTCAAAACCAAGAAGTTTTGTTATTTTACCCTTGACAACCGCGCCCGTATCCTTTACTAAAGCAGCCTGTTGACCAGCTTTAATTACGCCGTTATGGATGCGGCCGATAACGATGCGTCCTAAGTATTCCGAGTAATCGAGGGTGGTTACTTGCAGCTGTAGGGGTTTGTTAACGTCCCCGGCCGGTGGTGGAACGTGGTGTAAAATCGCCTCAAACAGGGGCTGCATATCTTTGTCTTCGTCTTCGAGGCTTTCTTTGGCGAATCCTTGCATCCCGGAAGCGAACAGAGTAGTAAAATCACATTGGTCGTCATCGGCACCCAGTTCCACAAACAGATCGAAAACTTTGTCCACGGCTAGGTTAGGATCGACGTTAGGGCGATCGATTTTATTGACCACGACAATCGGTCTTAATCCCTTTTCTAGGGCTTTTTTCAGCACAAAACGGGTTTGGGGCATCGGCCCCTCGTTAGCATCGACAATCAGGATACAACCGTCCACCATACCTAAAACCCGTTCCACTTCGCCACCAAAGTCGGCGTGACCGGGAGTATCGACGATGTTAATCAGGGTGTCTTGGTAACGAACAGCGGTGTTTTTGGCCAGAATGGTGATACCGCGTTCTCTTTCGAGGTCATTGGAATCCATGACGCAGGTGGGTACATCTTCCCCTTCTCGAAAGATCCCCGACTGTTTGAGGAGTGCATCGACGAGGGTGGTTTTCCCGTGGTCAACGTGAGCAATGATAGCAACGTTACGGATAGGCAGAGACATAAAATATTGAAGTAGTCTTAGGTTTATTTTTACAAGTAAACATTTCTTAATAATTCTAGCTTAGACTGACCAGCACCGTTAGCAAATCTTTATTTTTCCTTGCTTTCCCATCAGCAAGCTCTACTGATTACTGTTGACAGACTCCCCAAACCCTAGGCAAGCAACCCACCCTCACAGGAGTCGAGACGATAGAAAAGACGACTGGAGGCAGGGGGTAGGGGTAAATTGAAGCTAGAGTGAAAATCCTCTTGAACTTTGTAGGTTAAGCGGGGGGAAACTTGGCGAACAATTTGCGTCAATAGTTTATCACCGGTTTTTTGGAGAATGGGACGGGGAATTTTATAAATAAACTTGGGAAACTTAACCATAACATCCATACGCAGTTCCCAGGTGACTTGGGTGATAACCGCCGGAATATCCCGTCCTCGTTGCCGAAAAATTGCCTCAATTTCCTGACTAGGAGAAGATAGCGGCATTTCCTCTAGTTTCATAATTGCCTGATAATCCACTAGATAGCCCAAAAACGGTTGATCGGGAATGGGAACACTACGAGTATGATAGACTCCATTGACGGGCAGCTCTAGAACCACAGCGATTTTCGGCTCCAGTTCATAGCCAAAAGCACCATATTTACCGATGGTGATAATATAACCATTGTCACCGAAGGGCAGAGTTTTCATCGGTTCGGCACAACGACAAAACCAACCTTCGTGAGCGCGGAGATAATCGGCAACCTTGTCCTGATTGCTATACATATCCATAGATCCGGCAAAATGGGTTTGAAAACCGAGAAATTGATTGTCTTCTTTGACTTCTACAGATTCGCGAGCTAGGGAGTTAATGGGGGGACGCTGCATGACTTATAAACTGGGCAAATGATAGTACTAGAAACAGTTGGGGATTAACTGCCAAAGGATCAGGGAAATTTGTAGAATTGAGATTAGTGTAACGTATTGTTAAAAACTATTAGGTCAAGAAGCGATGAAAGCATTTGTAGCAGGAGCCACGGGGGAAACGGGACGGCGAATCGTTGCCCAATTAGTCGAACGTCAGATTCCCGTGCGCGCTTTGGTGAGAAACCGCGAGAAAGCGGCGGAAATTTTGCCCGCAGGGGTGGAAATCGTCGTCGGAGATGTGCAACAGGCCGATAAGTTAGAGGCACTCATCGCTGATTGTAGCGTTTTGTTATGCGCCACGGGAGCCAGACCGAGTTTTAATCCCACGGAACCTTTGTTAGTGGACTACTTGGGAACTAAAAATCTCATCGATGCCGCTAAAAAGAAAGGAATTGAGCATTTTGTTTTGGTTACTTCCCTCTGTGTATCGAACTTTTTCCATCCCCTTAATCTCTTTTGGTTAATTTTATTCTGGAAAAAACAAGCGGAAGACTATTTAATCAATAGTGGACTAACCTACACGATTGTGCGCCCCGGAGGCCTTAAAAACGAGGACAATCTTAATGCCATTAAAATGTCATCTGCCGATACCCTTTCTGAGGGCAATATTCCCCGCACAAAAGTGGCCTCGGTTTGTGTAGAATCCCTATTTTATCCCGCCGCTAACAATAAAATTCTTGAAATTGTTGCTCCCTCAGATGCTCCCAATCTCGATTGGACACAATTGTTTCAAAGTGTCAGCTAAACAGTAATCAGTAATCAGTAATCAGTAAGTAGGTGGGTGGAATTAAATATAAGATGAACGTAGGTTGGGTTGAAGTATGAAACCCAACCCCCGCATGGGTTACGCTACCGCTAACCCATCCTACAAATAATTGTGCCTCCCTAATTAGGGTTTGCTGAAAAAGTAAAAAACAAAAACTCTCAAAAATCAGCCCGAATTTAAGATAAGTTTTTCTGTTGAGAAATCAGCTTTTTTATCATCTTTTCTAATCAAAGAGGGATGAATAAAGCTAAATTTAGATGTATAAAGAAATAGGGACAAAAAAAGACAGTTAACCTGTCTAAGCAGGTTAGAAAGATTGATGACTAAAAAAGTAATGGCAATGGAAGTTTCTGAAGTTTTATCAAGTTTTGTCATGATACAATCAAGACTATATCTTCTTTTTGCTTGACCAAATTTACCTTCAATTGCATTCCGAATTCCTTCATCCTCAAGAGCTTGTTTTTTAGTTTCTTTACTAATATTTTTAGGTGGTCTTCCTAGAGGAACTCCACTGATTCTAATTCCTCTTTCTTTACACCAAGCTAGATTTTTTCTAGTTCGATAAATTTTATCAACATGAACTGATTCTGGATAATATCCTGTGAATTCTTTATACTCTTCTACTTGCGCTTGTAAGTCCCCAGATTCATTAAAATTATCCCAACTTAAATGGTCTAAAAATACATAACTCTCAAAACAGCTTACTGAGATTTTTGCTCCAAATTCAACTGGTTTTCCTGCTTTTCCTCTAACGATAGGGCGGATGTGTGGTTGGGTTATACTCACAATTCTATCATCAATTCTCGATGATTTATTTTCCCACATCCACAATTGTTGACGATAAACTTCTGTCACCACTAACAACATTTTGTAGTTTCTTTTGCTGAGACTACTTAACTCTGATCCCCCTCGATTAATTTCTCTATTTGAGATAGATTTCTTTTGATATATTGCAGTTGCTTCTTGATAGCTTCTCGTCTTTCTTTTTGAGAACAACGACGTTTTTTGGCTACTTTTAAATAATCTTTTCTCGCTCTTTTTCTATAAGTTCTTGGCTTTTTCTTCAGCTTGATTCTCAAACTTTGATAGAGACAATCTAGAATGTTTTCTGTTTTCTTTCTTGCTTGATTTAATATCCCTAAATCCTGGGGATAACTTAGATCAGCAGGTGCGCAACTTGCATCTAATATTAATTTTCCTTTATTTTTTATTTGACTCTCTTTTTCTTCTTCTTTTCTTTCACTTTTTTCTTCAATTTCCTTCTTTTTTCTCTCTCTCATCACCATTCTTTTATTAATTTTATTGATTAAATTCTTACTGATTCTTTTACGAAAATTAACGAACATTGTCGCATCAAATAGAGCTTCATTACTATAGGCTGACATCCCTAGAAAATACTGTAAATAGGGGTTTTCCTTGATTTGCTCTATGGTTTCCCTGTCGCTTGTTTTTAATTTTTCCTTAATAATTAATGCTCCTAATGCCATCCTAAATGGTTTGGCTGGCGCACCCATTTCTTCGTCAAAATTTTGGGCATATTCTTCTTCAAATTCTTCCCAGGGAATTAACTCTGCCATTATTATCCAGCGATTATCTGCTGATAATTTTCCCTCAAAAGGCAACTCAAAGTTTTCTGGGGCAATTGAAGACTCGTTCGTTTTTCGGTACATATGTTCTTGTCGGATAAGTGCAAGGGTATTTTAGCAATTTTAGCCGTTTTCTGTCCCTTTTTCTTGACTTTTTGGGAATTTAATATGGCTGTAATCCTTATATCATAAGTATTTCACAGTTATTCAGCAAACCCTAATTAATTAACTTAGGCTCTCCTAGACTGCTTATAGCAAATTAGTAGTTTAAATGAGCCTAAAGCCTTAAATAGCCTGGAATCCAACAAAGCAAAAAGCTTTTTTTATTAAAATTGCTTTTTTAAATTCTGGTGAGCCTTACTTGGCAAAGCTTGCGTCGATTATTTTTTGCTAATATATCATAACTACTCTAGAAGAGTTTTAACTTAAAACTTACATCTGATAACTGATAACTGATAACTGATAACTGATAACTGATAACTGATAACTGATTTAGTCTGATTTTGATCGGGAGAGAAAATTTCAATCAACCATTCAGGAGCGATCGCAAAATTATTTAATACTTTTCCCTCGGCATCGCGGGGAATATTTTCCCAGAGAAAAACTGAAACATCAGGAACTAGAGAACGACTGCCAAAACTACAACGCAATTCAGGATAGGCACGGGCAATTCGTTGGGGTTTTAGACTAGCGTTAATAGCCGGAACTAAATCACCTTGAATAGTGCTATGTTTACCTTGGGGCATCGGTTTAGGAATAATTTGACCGTCAATAAATTCCTTGGGGGGTTTAGTTTCTGGTAATTGTAGAAATTCCCTTAGGGTCAGGGAATTATTAACAGTGACAACCATAAAATTTTTTTATTGATCGTTATGATCGTTAATTTTATCGCAATTTATCCAAGCAGAGAAGATCAAAAACAGTTATATAAAAATGTCCGTCACATCGCTGGGACAGGGTTGGGTTTGGTGGTGGTGCAGAAATGCGTGGAACTACACGGTAGCTCGATCGAAATTGCTAGTATCTCCTGTAATGGAATCACTGTCACGATTCTATTACCGAAAGTGACCGGAAAATAAATAAATCGGAGCGAGAATGATTCTCAATGGGGGGAAAACTTCCGGGGAAGAAATTAGGAAACACCACCCAGACGGGCATATTCTAAAATTGACTGGCTAAGAGCATCGCGATCATCGCGGGTGAGGTAATAATTCCGGCCGCCGATATCATTGAGAAATCGCAGTAGAGCAAGACAAGCGGACTCTAGATCAGCCCGGTGTCGGGCAGCCGCTAAAGCTTGTTCAGAGGTGGCATAAACTAGGCAATCGCTAATTCCTTCGCTGCCATCCACTCGCCAACATTGAAAAGAATAACCCTGCATTTCTAGGATCAATTCAATCTGCCAACCGTGATAGTCAAATCGCGTGTAAATCATGTCAAGCAGCCCCGTTTAGGAGAGGAGAGTCACAGGTTTGACCGCTCTGATTGTCTAGAAGCCCTGCACCTGTCTAACTCTCTAATTTAACGGGTGATTATGGAAACCCTCTGCAAACTTCGTGCAGATTTCGTGCAGAAATGATTTTGTCCACTGTCCCAAGGCAGATATTACTTTAAACGATAACCAAGACCGTGAACGGTTTCAATAAAGTCTTCCGGCGCGCCGAGGGATTTTAGCTTGTGACGAAGACCGCGAATATGGGAAGTAACGGTTTCCTCGGCTGGAGAATCGTCCAAAGACCAAACTCGCTCAATAATACCCGATCGACTTAAGACCCGGCGCCCATGGGTAACAAGTAATTCTAAGAGAGCGAATTCCTTGGGGGTGAGGGAAAGAAGTTGACCGTTATAACTGGCCTCGTGGGTACTGGGATTTAACTGCAAACCCCCCCAAGATAATAAAACACTGCTGGTACTGCTGCCACGTCGGATCAAGGCCCGAATCCGCGCCATTAATTCGCCCAAATCGAAGGGTTTAGTGACATAATCATCGGCCCCTGCGTCTAATCCGTCGATTTTATCGATTACCGTATCCCTTGCGGTTAATAATAGGACGGGAACGGTGGCATTAGCAGAGACGGGATGATGGGATTC contains the following coding sequences:
- the typA gene encoding translational GTPase TypA; amino-acid sequence: MSLPIRNVAIIAHVDHGKTTLVDALLKQSGIFREGEDVPTCVMDSNDLERERGITILAKNTAVRYQDTLINIVDTPGHADFGGEVERVLGMVDGCILIVDANEGPMPQTRFVLKKALEKGLRPIVVVNKIDRPNVDPNLAVDKVFDLFVELGADDDQCDFTTLFASGMQGFAKESLEDEDKDMQPLFEAILHHVPPPAGDVNKPLQLQVTTLDYSEYLGRIVIGRIHNGVIKAGQQAALVKDTGAVVKGKITKLLGFEGLKRVELNEASAGNIVAVAGFADANIGETVTLADDPQALPLIKVDEPTLQMTFSVNDSPFAGQEGTFVTSRQIRDRLMRELETNVALRVEESDSAEKFLVSGRGELHLGILIETMRREGYEFQVSQPQVIYREINGQPCEPYEYLVLDVPEEAVGSSIERLGQRKGEMQDMQTGSNGRTQLEFVIPARGLIGFRGEFIRLSRGEGIMNHSFLEYRPFSGELATRYNGVITAFEEGVATFYALKNAEDRGVFFITPGTKVYKNMIIGESNRPQDVEINICKTKQLTNHRSATGDELVQLQSPVDMSLERALEYIGPDELVEITPKSIRLRKLPVKKLAKR
- a CDS encoding DUF1997 domain-containing protein, translating into MQRPPINSLARESVEVKEDNQFLGFQTHFAGSMDMYSNQDKVADYLRAHEGWFCRCAEPMKTLPFGDNGYIITIGKYGAFGYELEPKIAVVLELPVNGVYHTRSVPIPDQPFLGYLVDYQAIMKLEEMPLSSPSQEIEAIFRQRGRDIPAVITQVTWELRMDVMVKFPKFIYKIPRPILQKTGDKLLTQIVRQVSPRLTYKVQEDFHSSFNLPLPPASSRLFYRLDSCEGGLLA
- a CDS encoding SDR family oxidoreductase is translated as MKAFVAGATGETGRRIVAQLVERQIPVRALVRNREKAAEILPAGVEIVVGDVQQADKLEALIADCSVLLCATGARPSFNPTEPLLVDYLGTKNLIDAAKKKGIEHFVLVTSLCVSNFFHPLNLFWLILFWKKQAEDYLINSGLTYTIVRPGGLKNEDNLNAIKMSSADTLSEGNIPRTKVASVCVESLFYPAANNKILEIVAPSDAPNLDWTQLFQSVS
- a CDS encoding IS5 family transposase (programmed frameshift), encoding MYRKTNESSIAPENFELPFEGKLSADNRWIIMAELIPWEEFEEEYAQNFDEEMGAPAKPFRMALGALIIKEKLKTSDRETIEQIKENPYLQYFLGMSAYSNEALFDATMFVNFRKRISKNLINKINKRMVMRERKKKEIEEKSERKEEEKESQIKNKGKLILDASCAPADLSYPQDLGILNQARKKTENILDCLYQSLRIKLKKKPRTYRKRARKDYLKVAKKRRCSQKERREAIKKQLQYIKRNLSQIEKLIGGGSELSSLSKRNYKMLLVVTEVYRQQLWMWENKSSRIDDRIVSITQPHIRPIVRGKAGKPVEFGAKISVSCFESYVFLDHLSWDNFNESGDLQAQVEEYKEFTGYYPESVHVDKIYRTRKNLAWCKERGIRISGVPLGRPPKNISKETKKQALEDEGIRNAIEGKFGQAKRRYSLDCIMTKLDKTSETSIAITFLVINLSNLLRQVNCLFLSLFLYTSKFSFIHPSLIRKDDKKADFSTEKLILNSG
- a CDS encoding ATP-binding protein; this encodes MIVNFIAIYPSREDQKQLYKNVRHIAGTGLGLVVVQKCVELHGSSIEIASISCNGITVTILLPKVTGK
- a CDS encoding response regulator transcription factor; protein product: MRILVVEDDMQLAEILREALSERQYVVDVARDGEEGWNWLELGKYDLLVLDVTLPKLSGTLLCQRLRRAESHHPVSANATVPVLLLTARDTVIDKIDGLDAGADDYVTKPFDLGELMARIRALIRRGSSTSSVLLSWGGLQLNPSTHEASYNGQLLSLTPKEFALLELLVTHGRRVLSRSGIIERVWSLDDSPAEETVTSHIRGLRHKLKSLGAPEDFIETVHGLGYRLK